The following coding sequences are from one Wenzhouxiangella sp. AB-CW3 window:
- a CDS encoding NRAMP family divalent metal transporter has protein sequence MMKGRTSGLLAALGPGLLMAGAAVGVSHLVQSTRAGAEYGLALLGVVLVACILKYPFLEFGPRYAAATGQSLISGYRRLGDWALGLFTLITLGTMFIIQASVTLVTAGLAGMVFGLDWNLTQLSFAVLVGCIVILTIGRYQGLDLIMKVIMAALAVSTLAAVVFAFGGEPNWDALHPTFGWEAVWTAAGFAFVLALLGWMPIPLDVAAWHSLWSLERAEQTGHRPSVEHAITDFRIGYFGATVLAVLFLLLGALVMHGSGNALPESAVAFSASLVDLYAVSLGEWARPIIAVAALTTMFSTTLAVTDAYPRVVRALIEISGAADDKDEAPNMHRGRYITVLLLVTIGAMIIIHYFGDHFTRLIDFATTVSFLAAPLLAWLNIRVVTSEHMPVEHRPGPRLMLLAWSGFAFLVIFCLIWAGWRIF, from the coding sequence ATCATGAAAGGGAGAACTTCGGGACTGCTGGCAGCGCTGGGGCCGGGACTGCTGATGGCCGGGGCCGCGGTTGGCGTGTCACACCTGGTGCAATCAACCCGGGCCGGTGCCGAGTACGGACTGGCATTGCTGGGCGTGGTGCTGGTCGCGTGCATACTCAAATACCCCTTTCTCGAGTTCGGTCCCCGCTATGCCGCGGCGACCGGGCAGAGCCTGATCAGCGGTTATCGCCGGCTGGGCGACTGGGCCCTGGGGCTGTTCACCCTCATTACGCTCGGTACGATGTTCATCATCCAGGCCAGCGTGACGCTGGTGACCGCCGGCCTGGCCGGCATGGTGTTCGGACTGGACTGGAATCTCACGCAGCTGTCTTTCGCCGTCCTGGTCGGCTGTATCGTGATCCTGACGATCGGCCGTTACCAGGGGCTGGACCTGATCATGAAAGTCATCATGGCGGCACTGGCCGTCTCCACTCTGGCGGCGGTTGTCTTCGCCTTCGGCGGTGAACCGAACTGGGATGCACTGCACCCGACATTCGGGTGGGAGGCGGTCTGGACGGCAGCCGGTTTTGCCTTCGTGCTCGCCCTGCTTGGATGGATGCCGATTCCACTTGACGTGGCTGCCTGGCATTCGCTGTGGTCCCTGGAACGGGCCGAGCAGACCGGGCACCGCCCCAGTGTCGAGCACGCCATTACCGACTTTCGCATCGGCTATTTCGGCGCGACCGTGCTGGCGGTCCTGTTCCTGCTGCTCGGAGCACTGGTCATGCATGGCAGCGGCAACGCACTGCCCGAATCAGCGGTTGCCTTCTCCGCCTCGCTGGTCGACTTGTACGCTGTCAGCCTGGGCGAGTGGGCGCGCCCGATCATCGCCGTTGCCGCGCTGACCACCATGTTCTCGACCACGCTGGCCGTGACCGATGCCTATCCGCGGGTGGTCCGTGCGCTGATCGAGATCAGCGGCGCGGCCGACGACAAGGACGAGGCGCCCAACATGCACCGCGGACGCTACATCACGGTGCTGTTGCTGGTGACCATTGGCGCCATGATCATCATTCACTACTTCGGCGATCACTTCACCCGCCTGATCGATTTCGCCACCACGGTGTCGTTTCTGGCCGCCCCCTTGCTGGCGTGGCTTAACATTCGAGTCGTGACCAGCGAGCACATGCCCGTCGAGCACCGCCCGGGGCCGCGCCTGATGTTGCTGGCCTGGAGCGGCTTCGCGTTTCTGGTGATCTTCTGCCTGATCTGGGCCGGCTGGAGAATTTTCTAG
- a CDS encoding DUF885 domain-containing protein: MANAIRILAVLALLALLAGCGGESERETRDSEVPADEAVSESLHDFFERIETERAELSPQTKAAAVAGTEREADYLGRLDIPSIERSEAELAMARRHRDELARFDRDSLEGQDALSWDIMAWQLDQRITGADYLWHDFPINQLMAVHNQLPAFMTDQHPLRGDEDVDFYIQRIQQFPEVFQGAIEVVAYRAEQDLYPPRFALEKTARDARQFVAGDAADNPLVDRFIARADHAGVLSDERRAGLEDELARAVREYVVPAYEVFADYLEGLIEQADSNNGIWRLPDGEGYYRWLLKGHTTTTKSAEEIHDLGLAEVERLEGKMHEILCKQDRCDGTVGERMAELNADDRFLFEDSDAGREEILQAYREMAETAEQALDGWFHDGPTAGLEVRRVPEYREDTAFRAYYMRPAADGSRPGVFFANLRSVEEHPRFAMPTLTHHEAVPGHHLQISRMQAMDDVPSFRRTLGLHAHAEGWALYAEYLSAEMGLLDDPYDDLGRLQAELFRAVRLVVDTGMHHHRWSRERGIEYMLETTGMPRSDVVAEIERYLVIPGQACAFKIGMMRIQAMRERAADALGEAFDIRDFHRVILDNGAMPLDLLDGVVDQWIGAGGGPDWVLDSE; encoded by the coding sequence ATGGCAAATGCAATCAGAATACTGGCCGTGCTGGCGCTGCTGGCGCTGCTGGCCGGCTGCGGTGGCGAGAGTGAGCGCGAGACCCGGGACAGCGAGGTGCCAGCTGACGAGGCCGTCAGCGAGAGCCTGCACGACTTCTTTGAGCGTATCGAGACCGAGCGTGCCGAACTCAGCCCGCAGACCAAGGCGGCTGCAGTCGCCGGTACCGAGCGTGAGGCCGACTATCTTGGGCGCCTCGACATCCCCTCGATCGAGCGCAGCGAAGCGGAGCTTGCCATGGCCAGGCGGCATCGCGATGAGCTGGCCCGATTCGATCGCGACAGCCTGGAGGGTCAGGACGCTCTGTCGTGGGACATCATGGCCTGGCAACTCGACCAGCGGATCACCGGTGCCGATTACCTCTGGCACGATTTTCCGATCAACCAGCTCATGGCTGTGCACAACCAGTTGCCTGCGTTCATGACCGATCAGCACCCGCTGCGCGGAGATGAAGATGTGGATTTCTATATCCAGAGAATCCAGCAGTTTCCCGAGGTGTTTCAGGGTGCGATCGAGGTCGTCGCCTACCGTGCCGAACAGGACCTGTATCCGCCGCGTTTCGCGCTGGAAAAGACCGCGCGCGATGCGCGCCAGTTTGTCGCAGGCGATGCGGCCGACAATCCGCTGGTCGATCGATTCATCGCTCGTGCCGATCATGCCGGTGTGTTGTCCGATGAGCGACGTGCCGGGCTGGAGGATGAGCTCGCTCGTGCGGTACGCGAATACGTGGTGCCGGCCTACGAGGTCTTTGCCGATTATCTCGAAGGCCTGATCGAGCAGGCCGATTCCAATAATGGAATCTGGCGTCTGCCCGACGGTGAAGGGTATTACCGCTGGCTGCTCAAGGGTCATACCACGACGACCAAGTCGGCCGAGGAGATTCATGACCTGGGGCTGGCCGAGGTCGAGCGGCTGGAAGGAAAGATGCACGAGATTCTGTGCAAGCAGGATCGCTGCGACGGCACGGTGGGTGAGCGGATGGCCGAGCTCAATGCCGACGATCGCTTCCTGTTCGAAGACAGTGACGCCGGACGCGAGGAGATACTCCAGGCCTACCGCGAGATGGCCGAGACTGCCGAGCAGGCGCTCGATGGCTGGTTTCATGATGGGCCGACCGCCGGGCTGGAGGTGCGTCGGGTACCCGAGTATCGCGAGGACACGGCGTTTCGTGCCTACTACATGCGCCCGGCCGCCGACGGTTCGCGGCCAGGCGTGTTCTTCGCCAATCTGCGCAGTGTCGAGGAGCATCCGCGTTTTGCCATGCCCACGCTGACCCACCACGAGGCCGTGCCGGGCCATCACCTGCAGATCAGTCGCATGCAGGCGATGGATGATGTGCCATCGTTCCGTCGCACGCTGGGCCTGCATGCCCATGCCGAGGGCTGGGCACTTTACGCCGAGTACCTGTCTGCCGAGATGGGGTTGCTTGACGACCCCTACGACGACCTCGGCCGCCTGCAGGCCGAACTGTTCCGGGCCGTCCGACTGGTGGTCGATACCGGCATGCATCATCATCGCTGGTCGCGCGAGCGCGGCATCGAATACATGCTCGAGACCACCGGCATGCCGCGAAGCGATGTCGTTGCCGAGATCGAGCGCTACCTGGTGATACCGGGGCAGGCCTGTGCCTTCAAGATCGGCATGATGCGCATTCAGGCGATGCGCGAGCGCGCCGCGGATGCCCTTGGCGAGGCATTCGACATCCGTGACTTCCATCGCGTGATCCTGGACAACGGGGCCATGCCCTTGGACTTGCTGGATGGCGTGGTCGACCAGTGGATCGGAGCCGGCGGCGGTCCGGACTGGGTGTTGGATTCTGAATAA
- a CDS encoding SLC13 family permease, with translation MPTDLIIVLVILGLTLALFVSNRLRLDLVAVMALLALVFAGVISTEEALAGFSDPVVLMIAGLFVVGAALFKTGVADAMGRGVERLAGQSPARLVAVLMLTTAVLSGFLSSTGTVAVMLPVVIAIARSRGISPSRLLIPLAFAALLGGMLTLIGTPPNLIVAGQLRQAGLEPFAFFDYTAPGLVMLAIGIVFMVLVSPWLVPARKRAEEVETGPHWFDLFTEYGLEKGLARVRLPASSPLAGQSVSGCGLRSRYQVSVLAITSQTRRGRFTRRPEPGTPMLSGDDLYLSGDPEQIEQAVADMSLEFDQWQPELPAPLSLVDALVPPRSRWIGKTLRELRLHSGAGVTVLGQRPNGGKGSMVDLDRKLGVGDVLLVTGKRSNLNNVARDARDLVLLGVDGQAESRRTGMAPVAMAVMLLMLVAMTFDLVPNVIAVLAAASVLVLTRCLDGLEAYRHINWESVVLIAAIMPMATALDNTGGLELAADWLFGLSESHGALVILAALFIITSAFSQVISNTATTVLIAPVALQAAMAMELSPYPFMMTVAIAASTAFATPVASPVNTLVLNPGGYRFGDFARAGIPLQCLILIATLIVVPWLFPLKP, from the coding sequence ATGCCCACCGACCTGATCATCGTCCTGGTCATTCTTGGCCTGACCCTGGCGCTGTTCGTCAGCAACCGGCTACGGCTGGACCTGGTGGCCGTCATGGCATTGCTGGCCCTGGTCTTTGCCGGCGTGATTTCGACCGAGGAAGCACTGGCCGGCTTTTCCGACCCCGTGGTATTGATGATTGCCGGCCTGTTCGTGGTCGGCGCGGCCCTGTTCAAGACCGGCGTGGCCGACGCCATGGGGCGGGGGGTCGAGCGGCTGGCCGGGCAAAGCCCGGCGCGGCTGGTTGCGGTACTGATGCTGACCACAGCCGTGCTGTCGGGGTTTCTCAGCTCCACCGGAACCGTCGCAGTGATGTTGCCGGTGGTCATCGCCATCGCCCGTTCACGCGGCATCAGCCCCTCCCGACTGCTGATCCCGCTGGCTTTCGCCGCCCTGCTGGGCGGCATGCTGACACTGATCGGCACGCCACCCAACCTGATCGTGGCCGGCCAGCTCAGGCAGGCCGGCCTGGAGCCCTTCGCCTTTTTCGATTACACCGCGCCGGGGCTGGTCATGCTGGCCATTGGCATCGTGTTCATGGTACTGGTCAGTCCCTGGCTGGTGCCGGCGAGGAAACGGGCCGAGGAGGTCGAAACCGGCCCTCACTGGTTCGACCTGTTCACCGAATACGGACTTGAGAAAGGGCTGGCCAGGGTCCGCCTGCCGGCAAGCTCCCCCCTGGCCGGGCAGAGCGTGTCCGGTTGCGGCCTGCGCTCACGCTACCAGGTCAGCGTACTCGCCATCACCAGCCAGACCCGTCGCGGCCGGTTTACCCGGCGGCCCGAACCCGGCACACCGATGCTCTCGGGCGATGATTTGTACCTGAGCGGCGATCCGGAACAGATCGAGCAGGCCGTGGCCGACATGTCGCTGGAGTTCGACCAATGGCAACCGGAGTTGCCGGCACCACTCAGCCTGGTCGACGCCCTGGTGCCGCCGCGTTCACGCTGGATCGGCAAGACCCTGCGGGAACTGCGCCTGCACAGTGGCGCCGGCGTGACCGTGCTCGGCCAGCGCCCCAATGGCGGGAAGGGCAGCATGGTCGACCTCGATCGCAAGCTGGGGGTGGGCGACGTTCTGCTGGTCACCGGCAAGCGAAGCAACCTCAACAATGTGGCCCGCGACGCGCGCGACCTGGTGCTGCTCGGCGTTGACGGACAGGCCGAGTCCCGAAGGACCGGAATGGCGCCGGTGGCCATGGCGGTCATGCTGCTGATGCTGGTGGCCATGACCTTTGATCTCGTTCCCAACGTGATTGCCGTGCTGGCTGCCGCCAGCGTGCTGGTGCTCACGCGCTGCCTCGACGGCCTGGAGGCCTATCGCCACATCAACTGGGAAAGCGTGGTCCTGATCGCGGCCATCATGCCCATGGCCACCGCGCTGGACAATACCGGCGGGCTGGAGCTGGCAGCCGACTGGCTGTTCGGGCTGTCAGAGAGCCACGGTGCGCTGGTCATACTGGCCGCGCTGTTCATCATCACCTCGGCCTTCAGCCAGGTCATTTCCAACACCGCCACCACGGTACTGATCGCCCCGGTTGCCCTGCAGGCCGCGATGGCCATGGAACTGAGCCCCTATCCCTTCATGATGACCGTGGCCATTGCCGCCAGCACGGCATTTGCCACCCCGGTGGCCTCTCCGGTCAACACCCTGGTGCTCAATCCCGGCGGCTACCGCTTCGGCGACTTCGCCCGCGCCGGCATTCCGTTGCAGTGCCTGATCCTCATCGCCACCCTCATCGTCGTACCCTGGCTATTCCCCCTGAAACCGTAA
- the lpdA gene encoding dihydrolipoyl dehydrogenase, translating into MSENKEIKVPDIGDFDKVPVIEVLVTAGDEVEKEDSLVTLESDKATMEVPSSESGKVVEVKVSEGDEVGEGDVIAVVEVSEDSGEASDDHDSGDEGDRDSDEEGETESKIGEKGAGDSDEARPETRNLKPETDHSFDFDLVVLGSGPGGYTAAFRAADLGLKVALIERYPSLGGVCLNVGCIPSKALLHVGQVIDAAQHLGSHGVKFGQPELDIDKLREFKDEVVGKLTGGLGGMAKKRKVEVIQGEGRFAGEQELAIEHDGEKKTISFNQCIIAAGSRVIEIPGIPWDDERVIDSTGALELKDVPERLLVIGGGIIGLEMACVYRALGAKVTVVELMDQLMPGADPDLVKPLHQHLKKQGVEFHLKTKVEKVEAGDSVLTAHFDGDKAPDSEAFDRVLVCVGRRPNGDRIDADQAGVKVDDKGFIKVNGQMRTNADHIFAIGDIVGQPMLAHKASYEGKVAAEVAAGEKRAADARVIPSVAYTDPEVAWVGLTEQQAKDGSLDYGIGKFPWAASGRALGMDRSEGFTKLIFDNKSGRLVGAGVVGLHAGDLIAELGLAIEMGCDAEDIGLTIHPHPTLSESVMMAAEAYEGTITDLYMPKRG; encoded by the coding sequence ATGAGTGAAAACAAGGAAATCAAGGTTCCCGACATCGGCGATTTTGACAAGGTGCCGGTCATCGAGGTGTTGGTCACCGCCGGTGACGAGGTCGAAAAAGAGGACTCGCTGGTCACGCTGGAGTCCGACAAGGCGACCATGGAAGTGCCGTCATCGGAGTCCGGCAAGGTCGTCGAGGTGAAGGTCTCCGAGGGCGACGAAGTGGGCGAGGGGGATGTGATTGCGGTGGTCGAGGTATCCGAAGACTCAGGGGAAGCATCGGATGATCACGACTCCGGTGACGAAGGTGATCGGGACTCGGATGAAGAGGGGGAGACGGAAAGCAAGATAGGTGAGAAGGGTGCCGGCGACTCTGACGAAGCCCGCCCTGAAACCCGAAACCTGAAACCCGAAACCGATCATTCCTTCGACTTCGACCTGGTCGTGCTCGGCTCCGGCCCTGGCGGCTACACCGCTGCCTTCCGCGCGGCCGACCTCGGCCTGAAGGTCGCGCTGATCGAGCGTTATCCGTCGCTGGGTGGCGTGTGCCTGAACGTGGGCTGCATTCCTTCCAAGGCGCTGCTGCACGTCGGTCAGGTCATCGATGCCGCCCAACACCTGGGTTCGCACGGGGTGAAGTTCGGCCAGCCGGAACTCGATATCGACAAGCTGCGTGAGTTCAAGGATGAGGTCGTCGGCAAGCTCACCGGCGGTCTGGGCGGCATGGCGAAGAAACGCAAGGTCGAGGTGATCCAGGGCGAAGGGCGGTTCGCCGGTGAACAGGAACTGGCCATCGAGCATGACGGCGAGAAGAAGACGATCAGTTTCAATCAGTGCATCATCGCCGCCGGTTCGCGGGTGATCGAGATTCCGGGGATCCCCTGGGATGACGAGCGCGTAATCGATTCCACCGGGGCGCTGGAGCTGAAAGACGTACCCGAGCGTCTGCTGGTCATCGGCGGCGGCATCATCGGTCTGGAAATGGCCTGCGTGTACCGTGCCCTGGGCGCGAAAGTGACCGTGGTCGAGCTGATGGACCAGCTCATGCCCGGCGCGGATCCCGACCTGGTCAAGCCGCTGCACCAGCATCTGAAGAAGCAGGGCGTCGAGTTTCATCTGAAGACGAAGGTGGAGAAAGTCGAGGCCGGGGATTCGGTCCTTACTGCGCATTTTGATGGCGACAAGGCTCCCGATTCCGAAGCATTCGATCGCGTGCTGGTGTGCGTCGGCCGCCGACCCAACGGTGATCGCATCGATGCCGACCAGGCCGGCGTGAAGGTCGACGACAAGGGCTTCATCAAAGTCAATGGCCAGATGCGAACCAATGCCGACCACATCTTCGCCATCGGCGATATCGTCGGCCAGCCCATGCTCGCGCACAAGGCCAGCTACGAAGGCAAGGTCGCCGCCGAAGTGGCCGCCGGCGAGAAGCGTGCTGCCGATGCGCGGGTCATTCCATCGGTGGCCTATACCGACCCGGAAGTGGCCTGGGTGGGCCTGACCGAACAGCAGGCCAAGGACGGCAGCCTGGATTACGGCATCGGCAAGTTCCCGTGGGCTGCCTCGGGCCGGGCATTGGGCATGGATCGTTCCGAAGGCTTTACCAAACTGATTTTTGACAACAAGTCCGGTCGACTGGTGGGCGCCGGCGTGGTGGGCCTGCATGCCGGCGACCTGATCGCCGAGCTGGGCCTGGCCATAGAAATGGGCTGTGATGCCGAGGACATCGGGCTGACCATTCATCCGCATCCGACGCTGAGCGAGTCGGTGATGATGGCCGCCGAAGCCTATGAAGGCACGATTACCGACCTGTATATGCCTAAGAGAGGGTGA
- a CDS encoding TIGR02281 family clan AA aspartic protease: protein MAERGSHNPGFGMMLVAAVGFLALLTWFFAGVVDDRANPNRQVQSQIVNGAVEVVLEADHQGHFVATGQINGHEVRFLVDTGATLVSVPEALADRLGLEKEAPIRLETAGGTVQGWLTRLEEVRLGDIVQRDVRASINPGRHESVLLGMSFLRDLEMTQRSGELRLVAE from the coding sequence ATGGCCGAGCGCGGCTCGCACAACCCGGGTTTCGGCATGATGCTGGTCGCCGCGGTCGGGTTTCTGGCGCTGCTGACCTGGTTTTTCGCCGGCGTGGTCGACGACCGTGCCAACCCCAACCGCCAGGTGCAAAGCCAGATCGTCAATGGAGCGGTTGAAGTGGTGCTGGAGGCCGATCATCAGGGTCACTTTGTCGCCACCGGCCAGATCAACGGGCACGAAGTGCGTTTCCTGGTCGATACCGGGGCCACGCTGGTCTCGGTGCCCGAGGCACTGGCTGATCGGCTGGGGCTGGAAAAAGAGGCCCCCATCCGGCTGGAAACGGCCGGTGGTACGGTGCAGGGCTGGTTGACCCGGCTCGAAGAGGTTCGCCTGGGTGATATCGTCCAGCGTGATGTCCGGGCCAGTATCAACCCCGGGCGTCATGAAAGCGTCCTGCTGGGCATGAGTTTCCTGCGCGACCTGGAAATGACCCAGCGCTCGGGCGAACTGCGCCTGGTGGCCGAGTAG
- the aceF gene encoding dihydrolipoyllysine-residue acetyltransferase yields the protein MSDKQEIKVPDIGDFDKVPVIEVLVSVGDEVEKEDSLVTLESDKATMEVPSSESGKVVEVKVAEGDEVGEGDVIAVVEVYESAGDASEGGDEDGKSGDERRKPETASSPGAPDTHSPPARADGNQAVPGWKDDVPPPPVPFDEMDREPGSLPHASPSVRKLARELGVELSGVSGSGRKGRITEDDLKAHVRQAMESGTATAGGAGGAGLNIAAPPQVDFSKFGEVEEEKLSRIKRISGPNLHRNWVSIPHVTQFDEADVTEMEAFRKASKQQAEAAGTKMTPLVFLIKAVVAALKEFPHFNASLSNDGEVLIRKKYFHVGVAVDTPNGLVVPVLRDCDQKGLIELAHELTDLSTRARDGKLKGDEMKGGCFSISSLGGIGGTAFTPIINAPELAILGVSRSEMKPVWDGEQFQPRLMLPLSLSYDHRVIDGADAARFTRFLAEQLEDLRRLLL from the coding sequence ATGAGTGATAAGCAAGAAATCAAGGTGCCGGATATCGGCGACTTCGACAAGGTGCCGGTCATCGAGGTGCTGGTGTCGGTTGGCGACGAGGTCGAGAAGGAAGATTCGCTGGTCACGCTGGAGTCGGACAAGGCGACCATGGAAGTGCCGTCGTCGGAGTCCGGCAAGGTTGTCGAAGTGAAGGTCGCCGAAGGCGACGAGGTCGGCGAGGGGGATGTGATTGCGGTGGTCGAGGTTTACGAAAGCGCCGGGGATGCGTCTGAAGGGGGTGACGAGGACGGGAAGTCGGGAGACGAGAGACGGAAGCCGGAAACCGCTTCCAGCCCGGGAGCCCCGGATACTCATTCCCCGCCGGCGCGTGCCGACGGCAACCAGGCCGTGCCGGGCTGGAAGGATGATGTGCCGCCGCCCCCGGTGCCGTTCGATGAAATGGACCGCGAACCAGGCAGCCTGCCGCATGCCTCGCCCTCGGTGCGCAAGCTGGCGCGCGAGTTGGGGGTCGAGCTTTCCGGTGTCAGCGGCTCGGGCCGCAAGGGGCGCATTACCGAAGACGACCTCAAGGCGCACGTCAGGCAGGCTATGGAGTCGGGCACGGCCACCGCAGGCGGCGCGGGTGGCGCGGGGCTGAATATTGCGGCTCCACCGCAAGTCGATTTTTCGAAGTTCGGTGAGGTCGAGGAAGAAAAGCTCTCGCGTATCAAGCGGATTTCCGGTCCCAACCTGCATCGCAACTGGGTTTCGATTCCGCACGTGACGCAGTTCGACGAGGCCGATGTCACCGAGATGGAAGCCTTCCGCAAGGCCAGCAAGCAGCAGGCCGAGGCCGCGGGCACCAAGATGACGCCGCTGGTGTTCCTGATCAAAGCCGTGGTCGCGGCCTTAAAGGAGTTCCCGCATTTCAATGCGTCGCTGTCCAACGATGGCGAGGTGCTGATCAGGAAGAAATACTTCCATGTCGGCGTGGCCGTCGACACGCCCAACGGGCTGGTTGTGCCGGTGCTGCGCGACTGCGACCAGAAGGGCCTGATCGAGCTGGCCCACGAGCTGACCGATCTGTCCACGCGCGCCCGCGACGGCAAGCTCAAGGGCGATGAGATGAAGGGCGGCTGCTTCTCCATCTCCAGCCTGGGCGGCATTGGTGGAACGGCCTTCACGCCCATCATCAATGCGCCCGAGCTGGCCATTCTGGGCGTGTCGCGATCGGAGATGAAGCCGGTGTGGGATGGTGAGCAGTTCCAGCCGCGCCTGATGCTGCCCCTGTCGTTGTCCTACGACCACCGGGTCATCGATGGCGCCGATGCGGCACGCTTTACCCGCTTCCTGGCCGAGCAGCTCGAAGACCTGCGCCGGCTGCTGTTGTAG